The proteins below are encoded in one region of Gopherus flavomarginatus isolate rGopFla2 chromosome 12, rGopFla2.mat.asm, whole genome shotgun sequence:
- the LOC127032497 gene encoding olfactory receptor 14A16-like → MSNQTTMTGFLLLGFSDIRELQILHFIVFLVLYLISLLGNLLIITAIALDHHLHTPMYFFLMNLSILDFSSISVTIPKSMANSLMNTRSISYCGCVVQVFFFIFFASAHLAILTIMAYDRYIAICQPLHYEMVMNRRACVQMASSAWISGILCSALHTGNTFAISFCGGNMVDQFFCEIPQLLHLACSDSNIGEVVVISLGVLLGLICFAFITVSYVQIFKTVLRIPSEQGRHKAFSTCLPHLIVVSLFLFTGTFAFLKPTSNSTSDRNLLVAVLYSIMPPMMNPIIYSMRNKEMKGALSKLIGYRIFSKNKMSIFLH, encoded by the coding sequence atgtccaaccaaaccaccATGACTggattccttctcctgggattctctgacattAGAGAACTgcagattttacattttattgtatttctaGTGCTTTACTTAATATCCCTGCTGGGGAACcttctcatcatcacagccatagccctggaccaccatcttcacacccccatgtacttcttcctgatgaatctgtccatccTAGACTTCAGttccatctctgtcaccatccccaaatccatggcaaATTCCCTCATGAACACCAGATCGATTTCTTATTGTGGATGTGTTGTCCAAGTCTTTTTTTTCATATTCTTTGCTTCAGCACATTTGGCCATACTGACCATTATGGCATATGACCGATACATAGCCATCTGCCAGCCACTTCACTATGAGAtggtgatgaacaggagagcttgtgtccaaatggcatccagtgcctggatcagtggTATTCTGTGCTCTGCATTGCACACTGGGAACACATTTGCGATATCCTTCTGTGGAGGCAATATGGTGGATCaattcttctgtgaaatcccccagctcctccacctCGCCTGCTCTGACTCAAACATCGGTGAAGTTGTTGTTATTTCTCTTGGTGTGCTTTTAGGTTTAATCTGCTTTGCTTTTATAActgtgtcatatgttcagatcttcaaaacggtgctgagaatcccttctgagcagggccggcataaagccttctccacctgcctccctcacctcattgtggtctccTTATTCCTTTTCACTGGCACCTTTGCCTTTCTGAAACCCACCTCCAACTCAACCTCAGATCGGAatctcttggtggctgttctctattcCATAATGCCCCCAATGATGAATcccatcatctacagcatgagaaaCAAGGAAATGAAAGGTGCACTGAGTAAACTGATAGGTTATAGGATATTCAGCAAGAATAAAATGTCTATATTTCTCCACTGA